From the genome of Streptomyces sp. WZ-12:
TATTACATGGATTGACCGATTCTCACTGAACGGTGACGGGGTCTCTTTCGCGTGGAGGTTGGCACGTGAAGTGAGGGCCTGGTACCCTAGTCGCACTTTTTGATCTGCGGGGACTCCGTTGCTCAATTCGCAGGAGCTGCAGATCTGGCCGGCTCCGGTCGCTCGGCAAACAGCGTCGGTACAGGTCGTGGCGGCCGAGCCGGCTAGGGCGTTTCTGACGGATCTCCGTGGAGGAAGGAGCGGCGTCTGGTGCGTGTGATCGCAAGGCGCCGGGATGTCTTCATAGCGGAGCTATGGGGACATGTCGGCAACGCCGCGAGCGGGCGTGCCAGACGCCGCGGAGATCCGTCAGAAGCGCCCTAGCCCGAGGAATTGAGCAACGGAGTCTGCGCGCGGTCGGCGTGGAGGGTTCAGGTGGGGGCGGCGAGGCGTCGCTTGTAGTGGTGCCAGCGGGCGTGGGCCTGGTGGCTGGCGGCGTCGCCAGGTGGACCAGTGCAGGTGGAAGGCCATGCGGTGGGCCGCGAGGTGTACCGGCAGGTCCTGTAGTAGTGCGGTGAACAGCTGGGTCCTTGGAGGACCCCATCGTGGGGCTCATGTCGCTGGACCCGACTGGCAAGGGCCGCCGCCGCTGGACCTGCGCTGGAAGCCCGCCCCCAAGTCTTCGCCATCACCTTCGCAGGCCGCCTCACCCCCACCAACCACTGACACCTCAAAAATCAAGATCAGCTGTCAGGGCGTCGCCTTGGTCTGGGCGTCCTGCGGTGTTGGCGCCATGCCATTGCCAGCGCCAGGTGCGTTCCGGGTGGTGGACGAAGTGTGCTCCTGCGTCAACCATGCGTAGCCAGCAGCCCCAGTCTTCGCAGGGGGCTGCTGACCCTTTGACGGGCGTGAACCCGCCGACTCTCTTGACGAGTTGGGTGCGTGCGAGGACGGTGACGGGGATGTAGTTGGTGATTTTTAGCCGGGCGGGGTCGAATGGGCGGTTGAAGTCCGGGAAGGGATCGGCTCCGCCTATGAGGTCGAACCAGGGGTAGACCAGGTCTGCGTGGGAGGCTTTGGCGGTGGCCATGAGGTGTTCGAGGTGTTGGGGCAGGAGTTCATCGTCGGAGTCGAGGAAGGCGACCCAGGGAGTGGTGACGGCGGCGAGCCCGCGATTGCGCGTGGCACAGGCACCGGCTCGCTGACGGTCGTTTTCTATGATTACGCGGCTTGGGAGGAGTGTCTGTGCGGTGACAGAGCGGAGGGCGCGGTCGAGCATACCGTTGCGGCTACGGGCAGGGTGCGTGGGAATCACCAGCGTGATGTCTTCGGTATATGGCATGCGGGCCACAGAACCTCCTTGGCATCGTCAGCACTGGACACGGCACTGATCTCTACTGTCGGGTTTTGCGGACTATGACATAGGCCGGGAGCGGCGAATTTTCGTTGAGTTAACACTTCCTACAATCCTGGCGAGCATTGCCCCAATTTGGCGAGGAACGTCTCGCGGTCCCGGATGGCTTGCATACTGACTTCGGCTCGGCAGGGTGACATTGGGGGCGTCGAGGGGCAGATTCAGTGTCTGTTATGAAGTCGTCGAGGGTGTTGGGCCAGTATTGGAGGCGTTTGAGTCGGTTGCGGACGAGGGTTCGAGTCGGTCCCCGGGCCATGACGACGAGGTTGGCCAGGCTACGTTTGATGTGGGCCTATACCCACTCAACGCGGTTCAGGTCGGGTGAGTAAGCGGGCAGTAAGAACATCGTCAGCCAGTCACGCTCGGCGCGCACCCTGCGGGACACGTGGGTGTTCCCTCATTGACGTAGACGCCGGGTGTGGTGGGGGCGGCGAGGCATACGAGCCTAACCTTTCGGCGGTGACGAGCAGGACGCCAGCCATTCGGCCAGGTCACGTCAGTATCAGTGCCCACCGGGCCTGACGGCTACCCCTCAGCGGGAACACTTAGCGGCCAGCCCCCTGCCCTCAAGACCGCCCCAAGATGCCGCCTGCCGTCGCATTCCCTGCCGGGGCGAGCCAGTCGGCCGGTCAGGGGGCTGGGCGCCGACCGGGTGATGAGGTTCCCCCGAGATGCGGAGGATGGTGACAGAGGGTCAGATGGTTCTCATGAGAGGAACATCGACCATGGCTGCCCCCAGGAAGTACTCGCTGGAGTTGCGCGAGCGTGCGGTGCGGATGTACCGGACCTCCGACCCGAAGCCCCAGATCAAGCGACTGGCTATCGAGCTCGGCGTGCATCCCGAGGCCCTGCGCGGCTGGATCCGGCAGGCCGAGGCCGATGCCGGCGAGCGGGACGACCGGCTGACCAGCGACGAACGCGTCGAACTCGCCGCGCTTCGCAAGGAGAACGCCCAGCTCAAGCGCGCGAACGAAGTTCTGCGGACGGCCTCGGCTTTTTTCGCGGCGCAACTCGACCCGACCCGGCCCAGGTGACGGGGCTCCTCGACGAGCACCCTGACCTGGGAGTCGAGTGCGTCCTGCGGGAACTGCACATCGCCTCCTCCACCTACTACCGCTGGCGCCGCGCCGAGAAGCAGCCGTGCGAGCGGCGGCGTCGCGACGTCGAGCTGACCGAGCGGATCAAGGAGATCCACACCGAGTCCGGCGGGATCTACGGCTCTCCGCGCGTGCATGCCGTGCTGAAACGCGAGGGCACACGCGTGGGCCGCAAGCGGGTCGAGCGCCTGATGCGCGAGGCCGACCTGGCGGGCATCAGCCCGCGCCGCACAGGCTTCACGCGCCGGGATCCGAAGGCCACACTCGCCCCGGACCTGGTCAACCGGGACTTCACCGCACCGGCGCCGAACCGGCTGTGGGTCACCGACCTGACGATGATCTCGACCGGCGAGGGCCCGCTGTGGCTGTCGGCGATCCGGGACGCGTTCTCCCGCCGGGTGGTGGCCTGGGAGACCTCCGCCCGCGCGGACGCCGACCTGGTCCTGACCACGCTGGAGTACGCCCTCGCGTCCCGCGAGGTCGAGCCCGGCAAGCTCATCCACCATGCCGACCACGGCTGTCAGTACACATCCATCAAGCTCACAACTCGCCTGCTGCGGGCAGGAGTTGACGCGTCCATGGGCTCCGTCGGGGACAGCCACGACAACGCCCTCGCGGAGAACCTGTGGATGCTGATCAAGACCGAGTGCGTGCGCGGCCGCGTCTTCGCCACACGTGCCGAGGCGAACCTCGCGCTCTTCGAGTACACAGACGGCTTCTATAACTCCCGCCGCACCCAGGAACGACTCGGCTTCCCCAGCCCGATCGAATTCGAGGAGAAGTACTACGCCGAGCAGGCAACGGCCGAACGAGCGAACCTGAAACCCCGTCAACCCCTCCTGACCAGCTGATCAGCGCCTCCCGAACGACGGGGGAACCTCAGAGCGAGAGCCGCGGCCGAAGATGATCGACGCGTTCCTGGAGAAGGTCGAGGAGTGGGTCGAGCAGTCGAAGGCAACGATCCGCGCCGATGTGGTCCACGAGAAGCTGGTGAAGATGGGCTACCTCGGCAGCGCACGCTCGACGAGGCGGGCGGTGAACGCGGCGAAAACGGCCTGGAAGGCAGGCAAGCGCCGCACCTACCGGCCGTGGGTCCCTTCTCTGAACTACGAAATGGCCCTGTTTTATTGAGATTTAAGATGGTTCTTCGGGCCGGAGCTGGTAGTGATCTGGCGGCCCGCGACGTCGGGGAATGTGGGCATGCCGAGGTTGACGGCTGCGGTGCGGCTGGCAATGAGGTTGTCGAGCTGTGCGAGTTTGGCGTTCGCCGCGGCCAGGCTGACCTTGAGTCCTTCGGCTTCGCCGGCCCAGCCTTCGCGTTCGGCTTCGGCGATGCGGGCGAGGAGGTTGTCACGGATGCCCACGAGTCGTGACCGTTGGGCCGGGTCGGCCCGCAGGAGCGGGCATCGGATGCAACTGTGCTCGTGAATGCAGCTGGTGCCGTAGGCTCGTCCGCAGTCACCGAGTGCGACTTTGCGGCGTTCGAAGTGCCCGAGGAAATCCTCCCATTCCTCCTCGGTGGGGCTGCGGTATTCCTCGCTCGGACGTAGTTCCCGGCGGCGGGCGATGAACGCCCGGTGCCCGGTAATAGCCTCCTCGGGATAGACGGCCTTGTAGCCCATGGTCGTGTTGATGTCGCGGTGGCCCAGAACCAGTTGGGCGATGTGCGGTGGCATCCCGTTCATGACGGCGTCCGTGGTGAAGATTCGCCGGAAGTCGTGCGGAGCGAAGTGCAGCGGTCTCCCGGTCGTGTCGGTGAACCCGGTGGCGGC
Proteins encoded in this window:
- a CDS encoding IS3 family transposase — translated: MTGLLDEHPDLGVECVLRELHIASSTYYRWRRAEKQPCERRRRDVELTERIKEIHTESGGIYGSPRVHAVLKREGTRVGRKRVERLMREADLAGISPRRTGFTRRDPKATLAPDLVNRDFTAPAPNRLWVTDLTMISTGEGPLWLSAIRDAFSRRVVAWETSARADADLVLTTLEYALASREVEPGKLIHHADHGCQYTSIKLTTRLLRAGVDASMGSVGDSHDNALAENLWMLIKTECVRGRVFATRAEANLALFEYTDGFYNSRRTQERLGFPSPIEFEEKYYAEQATAERANLKPRQPLLTS
- a CDS encoding glycosyltransferase family 2 protein → MPYTEDITLVIPTHPARSRNGMLDRALRSVTAQTLLPSRVIIENDRQRAGACATRNRGLAAVTTPWVAFLDSDDELLPQHLEHLMATAKASHADLVYPWFDLIGGADPFPDFNRPFDPARLKITNYIPVTVLARTQLVKRVGGFTPVKGSAAPCEDWGCWLRMVDAGAHFVHHPERTWRWQWHGANTAGRPDQGDALTADLDF
- a CDS encoding transposase; the protein is MAAPRKYSLELRERAVRMYRTSDPKPQIKRLAIELGVHPEALRGWIRQAEADAGERDDRLTSDERVELAALRKENAQLKRANEVLRTASAFFAAQLDPTRPR